The following are from one region of the Numenius arquata chromosome 23, bNumArq3.hap1.1, whole genome shotgun sequence genome:
- the KRT20 gene encoding keratin, type I cytoskeletal 20: MAFSTRSIQWGTSSRIHPTAPSISGLSSRKMAIQKIQAPSVYGGAGGYGTRISTSSGYGQSIGGNFQLNITGNDVLLAGTEKSTMQNLNDRLASYLEKVRSLEKANSLLEKQIKEWYEGNTTDIRQDYSSYFKTIEDLRSKVAAAQLENARLVLQIDNAKLAADDFRLKFENEYLLRQSVENDTNGLLRVRDDLTLTKSDLESQIESMNEELAFLKKNHEEEVDRLHKEVGGSVHVEVDAAPSIDLGTIMENMRKQYEEMAEKNRQEAKEQFENQTAELNQEVAINVEQLQAQRREITDRRQVFQGLELELQSHLNMKKSLEDSLAETEARYSYQLAQIQERVANLEAQLRHLRTEMEGQNHEYSLLLDIKTRLEMEIATYRRLLEGEDSGHFQLEASEAELEKESGKIKKIKTIVEEVVDGKVVSSEVKEIEEKL, translated from the exons atggcATTCTCCACCCGCAGCATTCAGTGGGGTACAAGCTCCCGCATCCATCCTACCGCACCCAGCATCAGCGGTTTGAGCTCCAGGAAAATGGCCATCCAAAAGATCCAGGCCCCCAGTGTctatgggggggctgggggctacgGCACCCGTATATCCACCAGCTCTGGCTATGGGCAAAGCATCGGGGGCAACTTCCAGCTTAACATCACCGGTAACGACGTGCTGCTCGCTGGCACTGAAAAATCAACTATGCAAAACCTGAACGACCGTTTGGCCTCATACCTGGAGAAGGTGCGATCTCTGGAAAAGGCAAACTCCCTGCTTGAAAAGCAGATCAAGGAGTGGTACGAGGGCAACACCACGGACATAAGGCAAGACTACAGCTCCTACTTCAAAACAATTGAAGATCTCCGAAGTAAG GTTGCTGCTGCACAGCTGGAAAACGCAAGGCTGGTCCTGCAGATTGACAACGCCAAACTGGCTGCGGATGATTTTAGACTGAA GTTTGAGAACGAATACCTGCTCAGGCAAAGTGTGGAGAATGACACTAACGGACTGCTCCGAGTTCGTGATGACTTGACTTTGACAAAATCTGATTTGGAGTCACAGATTGAAAGTATGAATGAAGAACTGGCTTTCCTGAAGAAGAACCACGAGGAG GAGGTGGACCGACTGCACAAGGAGGTGGGCGGCTCAGTTCATGTAGAGGTGGATGCTGCCCCCAGTATTGATCTTGGGACCATCATGGAAAACATGAGGAAGCAATACGAAGAGATGGCAGAAAAGAACCGTCAAGAAGCCAAAGAGCAATTTGAAAATCAG ACAGCAGAACTGAACCAGGAAGTCGCCATCAACGTTGAGCAGCTGCAGGCCCAGAGGAGGGAGATCACCGACCGCAGACAGGTCTTCCAGGGCCTGGAGCTGGAATTACAGTCCCACCTTAACATG AAAAAGTCTTTAGAGGACAGTCTGGCTGAAACTGAAGCACGTTACAGTTATCAGCTAGCCCAAATCCAGGAAAGGGTTGCCAATTTAGAGGCTCAACTGAGGCATCTCCGGACTGAAATGGAGGGTCAGAACCATGAGTACAGTCTGTTGCTGGACATCAAGACTCGCTTAGAAATGGAGATTGCCACGTACCGCCGTCTGCTGGAGGGAGAGGACAGCGG ACATTTCCAATTGGAGGCATCTGAAGCAGAGCTTGAAAAAG AATCAGGTAAAATTAAGAAGATCAAGACAATTGTTGAAGAGGTGGTTGACGGCAAGGTTGTCTCCTCCGAGGTGAAGGAGATtgaagagaagctgtga
- the KRT222 gene encoding keratin-like protein KRT222 isoform X2, translating to MERPRLLNGSGARWEPLGARNQIATVTSARTQLEEATIKRMDKDAEALKAARAELCEARRQWHHMQMEIESLHAVEKGLERSLRATEQQYHVQLQNLESEIECLEKELLDVRRGIEKQLQEHEILLNTRMKLEEEIATYRSLLEQEENRFRCTVAAQKDDKKPTTSKIAFTLPSDGVKKHETEKVELMTKQAILDGNIMKESAEAHGTVQTEKVDEVIKEWEGSFFKDNPRLRKKSVSLRFDLHLAATDEGCLHTKKKTLPDIEVRLVMRRSCSIPSIKP from the exons ATGGAGCGGCCCCGGCTCCTCAATGGGAGCGGGGCGCGGTGGGAGCCCCTCGGCGCCAGAAATCAGATAGCGACCGTCACCTCAGCGAGGACCCAG CTAGAAGAAGCTACGATTAAAAGAATGGACAAAGATGCAGAAGCATTAAAGGCAGCCAGAGCGGAACTCTGTGAAGCGAGACGGCAGTGGCACCATATGCAGATGGAAATTGAATCTCTCCACGCTGTG GAGAAGGGTTTGGAACGTTCCTTGCGTGCCACCGAGCAGCAGTACCACGTGCAACTACAAAATCTCGAATCTGAGATCGAATGCTTAGAGAAAGAGCTCCTGGACGTGAGAAGAGGTATCGAGAAACAGCTGCAAGAGCACGAAATTCTCCTGAACACGAGGAtgaagctggaggaggagatAGCAACATACCGCAGTCTGCTTGAGCAAGAAGAGAACAG gtttcgTTGCACTGTAGCTGCCCAGAAGGATGACAAAAAGCCTACCACGAGCAAGATCGCCTTTACACTGCCCTCAG atggtGTAAAGAAGCATGAAACTGAGAAGGTGGAACTGATGACAAAACAAGCCATCCTAGATGGAAATATTATGAAGGAAAGCGCTGAAGCCCATGGCACTGTACA GACAGAAAAAGTGGATGAAGTCATTAAAGAATGGGAAGGTTCTTTCTTTAAGGACAACCCTCGCTTAAGGAAAAAATCTGTTTCGTTGCGCTTTGATCTCCACCTGGCAGCAACGGACGAAGGATgtttacacacaaaaaagaaaactcttcccGACATCGAAGTCAGGCTGGTAATGAGGAGATCTTGCAGTATTCCTTCTATCAAACCTTAA
- the KRT222 gene encoding keratin-like protein KRT222 isoform X1 yields the protein MERPRLLNGSGARWEPLGARNQIATVTSARTQLEEATIKRMDKDAEALKAARAELCEARRQWHHMQMEIESLHAVEKGLERSLRATEQQYHVQLQNLESEIECLEKELLDVRRGIEKQLQEHEILLNTRMKLEEEIATYRSLLEQEENRFRCTVAAQKDDKKPTTSKIAFTLPSARLSAFSFTDGVKKHETEKVELMTKQAILDGNIMKESAEAHGTVQTEKVDEVIKEWEGSFFKDNPRLRKKSVSLRFDLHLAATDEGCLHTKKKTLPDIEVRLVMRRSCSIPSIKP from the exons ATGGAGCGGCCCCGGCTCCTCAATGGGAGCGGGGCGCGGTGGGAGCCCCTCGGCGCCAGAAATCAGATAGCGACCGTCACCTCAGCGAGGACCCAG CTAGAAGAAGCTACGATTAAAAGAATGGACAAAGATGCAGAAGCATTAAAGGCAGCCAGAGCGGAACTCTGTGAAGCGAGACGGCAGTGGCACCATATGCAGATGGAAATTGAATCTCTCCACGCTGTG GAGAAGGGTTTGGAACGTTCCTTGCGTGCCACCGAGCAGCAGTACCACGTGCAACTACAAAATCTCGAATCTGAGATCGAATGCTTAGAGAAAGAGCTCCTGGACGTGAGAAGAGGTATCGAGAAACAGCTGCAAGAGCACGAAATTCTCCTGAACACGAGGAtgaagctggaggaggagatAGCAACATACCGCAGTCTGCTTGAGCAAGAAGAGAACAG gtttcgTTGCACTGTAGCTGCCCAGAAGGATGACAAAAAGCCTACCACGAGCAAGATCGCCTTTACACTGCCCTCAG CTCGTCtatctgcattttcttttacagatggtGTAAAGAAGCATGAAACTGAGAAGGTGGAACTGATGACAAAACAAGCCATCCTAGATGGAAATATTATGAAGGAAAGCGCTGAAGCCCATGGCACTGTACA GACAGAAAAAGTGGATGAAGTCATTAAAGAATGGGAAGGTTCTTTCTTTAAGGACAACCCTCGCTTAAGGAAAAAATCTGTTTCGTTGCGCTTTGATCTCCACCTGGCAGCAACGGACGAAGGATgtttacacacaaaaaagaaaactcttcccGACATCGAAGTCAGGCTGGTAATGAGGAGATCTTGCAGTATTCCTTCTATCAAACCTTAA
- the LOC141474650 gene encoding keratin, type I cytoskeletal 12-like, with amino-acid sequence MALSVRTSAGSRQLSSRSGLGGGSLRMSGSSAGGGFGGSGFGFGGGSGGGFGAASMLGSGSGFSGGFGGSLSSGFGGGFGSGLGGSYGSGLGGGFGGGLGSGGFGAGGAGDGGLLSGSKKETMQNLNDRLAAYLDKVRSLEDANTELEHKIREWYEKNGPGAAVPGAGNDYSKYYPIIEDLRNKIINATIDNARIILQIDNARLAADDFRLKYENEVALRQSVEADINGLRRVLDELTLTRADLEMQIESLNEELAYLKKNHEEELQGIQSSTLGQVSVEMDAAPGTDLTKLLNDMRGQYEVIAEQNRKEAEAWFNEKSGELKREISTNTEQLQSGKSEITDLKRTLQSLEIELQSQLAMKKSLEDTLAETEGGYCAQLSQMQLQIANLESQLFQVRADMERQNAEYQQLLDIKTRLEMEIETYRRLLDGESAGQGVTFESSSLTGSKSQTQSLDSSQDPTKTRKIKTIVEEVVDGKVVASHVKEVEEKI; translated from the exons ATGGCCCTGTCTGTGCGCACAAGTGCTGGATCTCGGCAGCTCTCGTCTCGCAGCGGGCTCGGCGGGGGATCTCTGAGAATGTCTGGTTCTAGCGCCGGAGGAGGCTTTGGGGGCAGTGGCTTTGGGTTTGGTGGTGGATCTGGCGGAGGGTTTGGTGCTGCTTCTATGCTCGGTTCAGGCTCTGGCTTcagtgggggctttgggggcagcTTAAGTAGTGGCTTTGGCGGAGGCTTTGGCAGTGGTTTAGGTGGTAGCTATGGAAGTGGCTTAGGCGGTGGGTTTGGTGGAGGTTTAGGAAGTG GTGGCTTTGgcgctggtggtgctggggatgGTGGCCTTCTTTCTGgctcaaaaaaagaaaccatgcaGAACCTCAATGACCGACTGGCTGCTTATCTGGACAAAGTGCGATCTCTGGAGGACGCCAATACTGAGCTGGAGCACAAAATCCGCGAGTGGTATGAGAAAAACGGCCCCGGAGCTGCTGTCCCTGGAGCTGGCAATGACTATAGTAAATACTATCCTATAATCGAAGATCTTCGAAACAAG ATCATTAATGCAACTATCGACAATGCAAGAATCATTTTGCAGATTGATAATGCCAGGCTGGCTGCTGATGATTTCAGACTGAA ATACGAGAACGAGGTGGCTCTTCGCCAGAGTGTGGAAGCCGACATCAATGGTCTGCGCAGGGTTCTCGATGAGCTGACCTTGACAAGAGCCGATCTGGAGATGCAGATCGAAAGCCTGAATGAAGAACTGGCCTACCTCAAAAAGAATCatgaagag GAGCTTCAGGGTATCCAAAGCAGCACCCTTGGCCAAGTCAGCGTTGAAATGGATGCTGCCCCCGGAACTGACCTGACCAAGCTCTTGAATGACATGAGGGGACAGTACGAAGTCATTGCTGAGCAGAACCGTAAAGAGGCTGAAGCATGGTTCAACGAGAAG AGCGGGGAGCTGAAGAGGGAAATCTCCACCAATACTGAGCAGCTTCAGTCAGGAAAGAGTGAGATCACAGACTTGAAACGGACTCTCCAGAGCCTGGAAATTGAGCTCCAGTCTCAGCTTGCCATG AAAAAATCCCTTGAGGACACTTTAGCAGAAACGGAAGGAGGTTACTGTGCTCAGCTTTCACAAATGCAGCTTCAGATCGCGAACCTGGAGTCTCAGCTGTTCCAGGTCAGGGCTGACATGGAGCGCCAGAACGCGGAGTATCAACAGCTTCTGGACATCAAGACTCGTCTGGAAATGGAGATTGAAACCTACCGTCGTCTGCTGGATGGCGA GAGCGCAGGACAGGGAGTTACATTTGAAAGCTCATCCTTGACAGGGTCCAAATCACAAACACAATCACTGGATTCTTCTCAGG ATCCTACCAAAACCAGAAAGATCAAGACAATTGTCGAAGAAGTGGTAGATGGAAAAGTTGTTGCATCCCACGTTAAGGAAGTTGAAGAGAAGATATAA